The Streptomyces taklimakanensis nucleotide sequence AAGTCCGTCATGGTCGCGCCGAGGGCGCGGTGGACGGCGTCGAGGGCGGTGTGTCGGGGGGAATCGCTCATGGTCGTGGCTCCCAGGCGAGGCGGCCGGGCCGTGAACGGCCCGACGGACCGATGGACACGTCGGACGGGTCGGACGGTGAGGAGGACGGTGTGGACACGGTCCTCCCCATCTGTCATCGGAACCTGAGAGGTTCGCCACGAGTCCGCGCGGACGGACCTGGGCTTGCACCGTGGGTGGGACGTCTCCCGGAGGGAGCCGTCCGCTTTTCAGATGTGCCTCACCCGCGCGGTATCGGGGCCTGAGAGATTCAAGGGAGGACTTGCTCCTTCGGCGCCCCGGAAGACCACTGTGACCAGCGGTTTCCCGGGAACTCTCCCGCGCGGGCTCAAACGGCCGGTATGCAGTTCGCGCGCTCATCATCGCACGTCCGTCCCGGCGGCGGACGGGGTGGGCGCGAACCGGCGCACGGTGCGGCGCGGACCTGTGACGGACGGAGCACAAGGGGGCGCGCGGGAGCGGAGGGGAAAGCCGGATGTGTCGGGACGCGCCCGGTACGGGTAGTCACCTTGTCCGCCGTCATCCTTCTTGACACGCTCTGGGTACAGCCGCGGACACGTGGCGCGAAAGCGGGGAGGGCCTACCAGTGAGCAGCCTGGAGAGCGCCTGTACGGCGCAGGGTGGGGCCGGGGCGGTACCGCGGCGCGCGGCGGCGCCCGCACCGACGGGCGGGCGCGATCTGCGCGGGACGACGGGGGTACGGGTCCTGCGCTTCCCGGCGGGGGACCGGGTGGTCGTCTCCGGACTGCCGGGCAGCGGCAAGTCCACCCTGATCCGGCGCGTGGTGGCCGTCCACGAGACGGTGACGCGGATCGACTCCCAGGACATGCGGGAGCGCTGGGAGGCGCGGCTGCCGGCCCGGCTGCCGTACGCCCTCTACCGTCCCCTGGTGCGCGTCGCCCACTACCTCTCCCTGCGCCGGGCGCTGGCCTCGACGGCGAGCGTGGTGGTGCACGACTGCGGTTCCCAGGGCTGGGTGCGCCGCTGGCTGGCGTCGAACGCGCGGCGCCGCGGCCGGGCGCTGCACATGGTGCTGCTGGACGTGCCGCCCCCGGTGGCCCTGGCGGGGCAGGCGGAGCGGGGGCGGGGCGTGTCGGCGTACGCCTTCGCCCGGCACCGCAGGGCGGTGCGGCGCCTGGTGGCGACGTCGCAGGCGGGCCGACCGCCCACCGGCTGCGCCTCGGTGGTGTTGCTGGACCGGGCGGCGGCCGGTGCGCTGCGCGGGGTCGTCTTCGACTGAAGGTCTCCCCGGCCGGCGGCGAACGGGCGGTCCTCCGTTGCGGATAGGGTTTTCACATGACCATCCCGCAGCAGTACGGACCGGGACACGGCGGCCGGCCCGGCAACGAGCTGGAGGAGACGCTCGCCGCGTCCGTCGACGTCCCCGGGGCGGGTGCCCGGCTGCTGGAGGTGCTCGGGCGCAGCAGCCTGTGGGTGCCGCTGCCCGAGGGCGGCTCGCCGACCGCCCCGAACCTCGATCTGCCCACGGTCCAGCTCGACGGGGCGCCGTACGTGCCCGTCTTCAGCTCGGAGGAGCAGTTCCTGCGGTGCGCCGGCTCGCACCTGTCCTTCGCCGTCGCCCCCGCCCGCGAGTTCGCCCGCGGTCTGCCGCCGCAGGTGGGCATCGTGGTCAACCCCGAGGGCCCCGTTGGTCTGCCGCTGCCTCCGCCGGCCGTGGCCGAGCTGTGCCGCGAGCCCGGCCCGGAGGGTGTGCCGGGGACGGCGAGCGGCGCCCGGGTGCGGCTCTTCGAGCCCGACTGGCAGGAGGAACCGGTGGACTTCCTGGCCGCCGCGGCCGGGGAGTTCGCGGTGCTGCCGCAGGTCCGCAGCGCACGCCGCGGTCTGGCCAGCGTCGAGGGCGATCCGCCCGCGCTGTTCGTCGGAGTGGAGTTGGACCTGCTGGATCCCCCGGCCCGCGCGGCGGCGCACGACGCGCTGGGCCGGGCGCTGGGTCGGGAGCCGGTGCGCTGGCCGGTGCAGATGGTGCTGTTGGACGCGGCACGGGATCCGGTCGTGGACTGGATGCGCCAGTGCGTCAGGCCCTTCTACGCGCGCACCGATCCGCCGCGCTGACCCGCCGCGCCGAACCGGGTCCCCGTCGCGCGTCCACCGAGCCCGGGCGCACGCTCCGTCCGCGCACCGGCCCGGGACCCGTCCGTACGACCGCCCATCCCCCGCCCGAGTACCCGCGCCCGGGTGTGGGTGAGTACGTCCGACCCTGTCGGACGTGGCCCGTAAGCTGGTTGGATGTCGGGGCGGGACGCGCGCGCGGCCCGGTGCGGAAGTGCGGAGCACGCAAGGACGAGAAGGGGCGGCCCACGTGAGCGCGGGTGGAAGCGTCGATCAGCTGCTGCGCCAGGTGGCGCCCGGACGGTACGACGCCTACGAGGCGCTGCTGCACGCCCTCGCCCGGGACCGGGTGTGGATGCTGCTCTGGCACGGTCGGGCCGGTTCCCCCGACGCCCAGTACGGGAACATGGAGGTCGCCGGGCACGGCTACGCGCCCTGCGTGACGTCGGAGCAGGAGCTGGCGACCTCGGGCTGGACGCGGTCGCACGAGGTGGTGGGCGGACGCGAGGTCGCCGCCGCCCTCTTCCCCGACCGCTGGGGGCTGTGGCTCAACCCGCACGCCCCCGGCGGCGGTGTCGGCGTTCCCTGGCTGGATCTGCGCCGGATCGCCGGCGGGCTGGACCGACTGCCCGCCGGGCCGCTGCGCATCGGCGAACCGACGGTCGAGGTCCCCCACTTCTACGCCCAGCTCGTCCAGAACGCCCACCGCACCCCCGCCGTGCGCGCCCTGCGCCGGGCCTGGGTGCAGCCCGTGCTGGGGTCGCCGTACCTGGCGATCGGTCTCGACCTCTACGACGACGGTCCGCAGTCGGTGGAGTCCGTGCGGTCGATGATGCACCGGTCGGTGGCCTCGGTGCCCGAGGGGTTGGCCGTCTCGACCGTGTCGATGTCGGACGGCTACGACCCGGTCGCCATGTGGCTGCGGGCCAACTCCCGGCCCTTCTTCGACCGTGACGCCCACCAGGGCGCCGCGCCGGTCGCCCCGGTGGCGGCCCCCGCTCCCGGGTACGGCCCCGGGCACGGTTACGGTTACCCCCGCACCCACTGAGCCGGTACCGGGCCGGGCCGGAGCCGGAGGGGCACACCATCCGCCCGCCGGAAGGGGCGGTGTCGAGACGCCGCCGGAGTCATGGGGACCGGACGGGTTTCGTCCATGTTGCGCCGCTATGAGCTGCGGTGTCGCCGTTTCGGGAGCCGGGTCTCAGGTCTGTATCACCGACATGCGGACAGTTCACACCGCTGGTTGGGCGCAGTACTGTTCGGGCGACCAGCAGACCTTCCTACCGTCACCGACCCCTGAGGTGGAACATGCGAATAACCAGTTCCAGGGTCGTCCAGACGATCGCGGCCGCCCTCGCGGTTGGTGTGATCGCCACTGGATGTGCCAGCGAACGAGGCGAGAAGGGCGAGGGCGGCGACACCTTCGTCTTCGGCGCCGCCGGTGACCCCGGCTCCCTGGACCCGGCGCTGGCCAGTGACGGCGAGACGTTCCGGATCACCCGCCAGGCCTTCGAGGCGCTGATCGAGCACGAGCCGGGCGGCACCGAGCTGGTCGGTGGGCTCGCGAAGTCCTGGGAGAGCGACGAGACCGGCACCGAGTGGACCTTCGAACTCCGCGAGGGCGTGACGTTCCACGACGGTGAGAAGCTCACCGCCGAGGCCGTCTGCAAGAACTACGACCACTGGTTCAACTGGACCGGTACGTACCAGGAGAGCGCGGTCTCCTACTACTGGCAGAAGATCTTCGGCGGCTTCGCCAAGAACGAGAGCGAGGACGCCCCGAAGGCCAACTACAAGGGCTGCGAGGCGAAGGACGAGCTCACCGCCGTCATCAGCGTGCACGAGGCCACCGCCAACCTGCCCGGCGGCTTCTCGCTCCAGGCGCTGGCCATCCACTCCCCGAAGGCCATCGACGCCTACAAGAAGCAGGAGCTGAGCGGCGAGGGCGACGCCATCTCCTACCCCGACTACAGCCAGGAGGCCGGCACCGTCGCGGGTACCGGTCCCTTCCGGATCACCGAGTGGGACAAGGGCAACAAGGAAGTCACCCTCGAGCGGTTCGACGACTACTGGGGTGAGAAGGCCGGCGTCGAGAAGCTGGTCTTCCGCACCATCGCCGAGGAGTCCGCGCGCCGCCAGGCGCTGCAGGCCGGCAACATCCACGGCTACGACCTGGTCGCGCCCTCGGACGTGAAGACCCTGGAGAAGGAAGGCTTCCAGGTCCCGGTCCGCGGCGTGTTCAACATCTTCTACATGGGCATGTCGCAGGAGGCGAACGAGGCCCTGAAGAAGAAGGACGTCCGCCAGGCGATCACCCACGCCATCGACCGCGAGAACATCGTCAAGACGCAGCTGCCCGAGGGCGGCGTGGTGGCCACCCAGTTCATGCCGGACACCGTCGACGGTTACTCGGACAAGGTCGCCACCTACGAGTTCAGCACGGACAAGGCCAAGGAGCTGCTGAAGAAGGCCGGCGAGGAGAAGCTGAAGGTCACCTTCTGCTACCCGACCGAGGTCACCCGCCCGTACATGCCCGCCCCGGCCGACATGTTCGAGCTGATGAAGGTCGACCTGGAGAAGGCCGGCGTCACCGTCGAGCCCAAGCCCATGAAGTGGGCCCCGGACTACATCGACGCCACCGAGGCCGGCACCTGCGACCTGCACCTGCTGGGCTGGACCGGTGACTTCAACGACGCCTACAACTTCATCGGCACCTGGTTCGCCGGCTACGACAAGCAGTGGGGCTTCCGCGACGACAAGGTCTTCGACGCGGTGAAGAAGTCCAGCGCCGAGCCGGACGCAGCCAAGCGGGTGGAGCTGTACAAGAAGGCCAACGAGGCCATCATGGAGTACATCCCGGGCGTTCCGATCTCCTCCTCCCCGCCGTCCATCGCGTTCGCCGAGGACGTCAATCCGCCGAGGGTCTCCCCGCTGACGCAGGAGAACTTCGCAGAGGTCTCCTTCAAGTAAACGCATGACCGCGTGCAGGTCCGCCCGGCCACGGCATCCGAAGTGGCCGGGCGGACCTGCCCATGAGGACCAAGAAAGGGGCATCGCGGGGTGTTGCGTCTCGTCGTACGAAGACTGCTCCAACTGATACCCACCCTGCTGGGCCTGTCCGTTCTGCTGTTCATCTGGCTGAACCGGCTGCCCGGCGGACCCGCTGCGGCCATGCTCGGCGAGCGTGCGACCGAGGCGGACAGGGCCCGCATCGAGGCGGCCCTCGGGCTCGACCAGCCCGTGTGGGTCCAGTACGGCCGCTTCCTCAAGCGGCTGTCCGAGCTGGACCTGGGGGTCTCCACCCAGACCGGCCAGCCGGTGTGGGACGAGTTCACCCGGGCGTTCCCGGCCACGGTGGAGCTCGGCATCTCGGCCATGATCATCGCCATCGCCGTCGGTGTGCCGCTGGGCTACTTCGCCGCCCGCCGGCGCGGCAGCTGGCTGGACATCACCGCGGTCTCCGGCTCCCTGGTGGGCATCTGCATCCCGGTGTTCTTCCTGGCCTTCCTGCTCAAGGAGCTCTTCGCCGTCCAGCTCGGCTGGTTCCCCAGCTTCGGCCGCCAGACCACCGGCATCGACGCCACCGAGATCACCGGCTTCTACGTCCTGGACGGCATCCTCACCGGCGAGTTCGACGCGGCCTGGGACGCGGTGAGGCACCTGGTGCTCCCGGCCCTGGCGCTCTCCTCGATCCCGCTGGCCATCATCACCCGTATGACCCGGGCCAGCGTCCTGGAGGTGCTCGGCGAGGACTACGTGCGCACCGCCGAGTCCAAGGGACTGAGCCGTCAGGTGGTGCGCGGCCGCCATGTGCTGCGCAACGCGCTGCTGCCGGTCGTCACCGCCGTCGGCCTGCTCACCGGCGGCCTGCTGTCGGGCGCGGTGCTCACCGAGTCGGTCTTCGCCTTCGGCGGCATCGGCTCGTTCATCAAGGACGCCATCTCCCAGCGTGACTACCCGGTCCTGGTGGGCTTCATCATGTTCATCGCGGCCGTCTACGTCGTCATCAACCTGCTGGTCGACCTCGCCTACAGCCTTATCGACCCGAGAGTGCGGGTGCACTGATGAGCACCAAGACCGACAAGATCGACCGGCTCGCCGAGCTGACCGCCGTCACCGACACCTCCGCGGGCGCCGGCCTGTGGGTCGAGGCCTGGCGCAGGCTGAAGGCCAGCAAGATGGCCGTGATCGGCGCGTGCATCATCGGCGTGTTCGTGGTGGTCGCGATCGTGGGCCCGTGGGTCGCCCCGTACAGCCCCACCGCGCAGCTGTGGCGCGGCGAGGTCCTCGCCAACCAGAACGTCTTCGTCGGCCCCCGCGCCGAGAACTGGCTCGGCCTGGACCACCTGGCCCGCGACGAGTTCTCGCGGCTGTTGGTCGGGGCCCGTCAGACACTGCTGGTCGGCATCGTCGCCACGCTCCTGGGCTTCACCGTCGGCGCGCTGATCGGCGGTGCCTCGGGCGCCGCCCTGGTGCTGGGCGGCAAGGCCGGCCGCCGGATCGACACCGCCGTGA carries:
- a CDS encoding enhanced serine sensitivity protein SseB C-terminal domain-containing protein → MSAGGSVDQLLRQVAPGRYDAYEALLHALARDRVWMLLWHGRAGSPDAQYGNMEVAGHGYAPCVTSEQELATSGWTRSHEVVGGREVAAALFPDRWGLWLNPHAPGGGVGVPWLDLRRIAGGLDRLPAGPLRIGEPTVEVPHFYAQLVQNAHRTPAVRALRRAWVQPVLGSPYLAIGLDLYDDGPQSVESVRSMMHRSVASVPEGLAVSTVSMSDGYDPVAMWLRANSRPFFDRDAHQGAAPVAPVAAPAPGYGPGHGYGYPRTH
- a CDS encoding ABC transporter substrate-binding protein — encoded protein: MRITSSRVVQTIAAALAVGVIATGCASERGEKGEGGDTFVFGAAGDPGSLDPALASDGETFRITRQAFEALIEHEPGGTELVGGLAKSWESDETGTEWTFELREGVTFHDGEKLTAEAVCKNYDHWFNWTGTYQESAVSYYWQKIFGGFAKNESEDAPKANYKGCEAKDELTAVISVHEATANLPGGFSLQALAIHSPKAIDAYKKQELSGEGDAISYPDYSQEAGTVAGTGPFRITEWDKGNKEVTLERFDDYWGEKAGVEKLVFRTIAEESARRQALQAGNIHGYDLVAPSDVKTLEKEGFQVPVRGVFNIFYMGMSQEANEALKKKDVRQAITHAIDRENIVKTQLPEGGVVATQFMPDTVDGYSDKVATYEFSTDKAKELLKKAGEEKLKVTFCYPTEVTRPYMPAPADMFELMKVDLEKAGVTVEPKPMKWAPDYIDATEAGTCDLHLLGWTGDFNDAYNFIGTWFAGYDKQWGFRDDKVFDAVKKSSAEPDAAKRVELYKKANEAIMEYIPGVPISSSPPSIAFAEDVNPPRVSPLTQENFAEVSFK
- a CDS encoding AAA family ATPase; its protein translation is MSSLESACTAQGGAGAVPRRAAAPAPTGGRDLRGTTGVRVLRFPAGDRVVVSGLPGSGKSTLIRRVVAVHETVTRIDSQDMRERWEARLPARLPYALYRPLVRVAHYLSLRRALASTASVVVHDCGSQGWVRRWLASNARRRGRALHMVLLDVPPPVALAGQAERGRGVSAYAFARHRRAVRRLVATSQAGRPPTGCASVVLLDRAAAGALRGVVFD
- a CDS encoding ABC transporter permease subunit, whose translation is MLRLVVRRLLQLIPTLLGLSVLLFIWLNRLPGGPAAAMLGERATEADRARIEAALGLDQPVWVQYGRFLKRLSELDLGVSTQTGQPVWDEFTRAFPATVELGISAMIIAIAVGVPLGYFAARRRGSWLDITAVSGSLVGICIPVFFLAFLLKELFAVQLGWFPSFGRQTTGIDATEITGFYVLDGILTGEFDAAWDAVRHLVLPALALSSIPLAIITRMTRASVLEVLGEDYVRTAESKGLSRQVVRGRHVLRNALLPVVTAVGLLTGGLLSGAVLTESVFAFGGIGSFIKDAISQRDYPVLVGFIMFIAAVYVVINLLVDLAYSLIDPRVRVH
- a CDS encoding enhanced serine sensitivity protein SseB, producing MTIPQQYGPGHGGRPGNELEETLAASVDVPGAGARLLEVLGRSSLWVPLPEGGSPTAPNLDLPTVQLDGAPYVPVFSSEEQFLRCAGSHLSFAVAPAREFARGLPPQVGIVVNPEGPVGLPLPPPAVAELCREPGPEGVPGTASGARVRLFEPDWQEEPVDFLAAAAGEFAVLPQVRSARRGLASVEGDPPALFVGVELDLLDPPARAAAHDALGRALGREPVRWPVQMVLLDAARDPVVDWMRQCVRPFYARTDPPR